The nucleotide window AGAAGCCCACCGGCAAGAGCATCAGCTCTGGCGCTTTTGTGGTAGGAGGATATGCTTGGTTACTAGAGTACTACcccaatggcaagcacccgagcTGCGCCGACTTCATCTCTCTCTACCTATCCCTTGTCCACGACGATGGCAAAGTGGATAGCAAAGTGGACGCCACCTTCAGTTTTTGTCTTGTCGACCAGGTTGAGAAGCAGATGCCAATGTACATCCGTGCAACTAATAAAGCGACCAGGTTCGAGAGCGCTGGTGATTATTCCTGGGGCATCAATGAGTTTCTCCGAAGAGATGCCCTTGAACGATCGGCGAATCTGAAGGGCGATTCTTTCACCATCCGGTGTGACATAATGGTTTGCGAGGATTCCAATACCGAGGATCCCGGTGGCCACGACGCCAAGGTGCTCCTGTCTGACATGGACCAGCATTTTAACATTCTCCTTCAGACCAAGGTGGGTGCCGATGTGACATTCGAGGTTAGTGGCGAGACGTTCACCGCACATCGTTGTGTGCTTGCAGCCCGGTCTAAAGTCTTCATGGCACAACTCTTTGGCCCCATGAAGGAGGGCACTGCTACGCCCGGTGTCATACATATCGAAGACATGGGAGCAAACGTGTTCAGGACGTTGCTTAGATTCATCTACACAGACTCATGCGCTGAGATAGACAACGACTACATGGAGGAAGAGCAAGAAATGTCACAAGTTCTggaagaaggacaagaagatgaaacAACAAAGGATGATATTTGGCTGCAACGGCTTCAAGACTTGTTTGTGGCGGCGGACAGGTACGATCTCCAACGTCTCAAGTGCATGTGTGAAATGCAATTGTCTGATAACATAGGTGTGAGCTCGGTGATGTCCACTCTTGCTCTAGCCGAGCAACACCACTGCCAGGGATTGAAGGAGGCATGCTTGAAGTTTATCCAAATCCAGTCTTCCTCGTGCATGCAAACAGTAACAACAACTGATGGCTGGGATTATGTTGTTTCGACCTATCCCTCGGTTTTGAAGGAGCTCTTCGTCAAGCTTGCTTCAAACCAACAAAAGTAACACTCTCCTGTGTGGTACACATGTTCCTCAGCTATACCTGGAATGATCCCCTTATGCAGATACGGGATACTCTAGAGAGAGGTCGTGGTCCATGTGCCTCGCTTTCAATTTCCTCGTCATGATATAGCTCGCATATTTGTTGAACCATAGAAATCAAACGTGCATGGATATAGTTGCCAAAAAAACGTGCATGGATATTCAAAATGATATGCATGGCAGCAACGTGCAAGTTTCACACCTAGGCTTTTTGTCCTCATATATTTCTCTGTGCATTGTCTCGTACATTGTTGCTTTTATG belongs to Triticum urartu cultivar G1812 chromosome 7, Tu2.1, whole genome shotgun sequence and includes:
- the LOC125520408 gene encoding BTB/POZ and MATH domain-containing protein 2-like is translated as MSSFTGVSVLEDNVGSYCRTSAVEAGTDSGYHLLMVNGYSRTKEEKPTGKSISSGAFVVGGYAWLLEYYPNGKHPSCADFISLYLSLVHDDGKVDSKVDATFSFCLVDQVEKQMPMYIRATNKATRFESAGDYSWGINEFLRRDALERSANLKGDSFTIRCDIMVCEDSNTEDPGGHDAKVLLSDMDQHFNILLQTKVGADVTFEVSGETFTAHRCVLAARSKVFMAQLFGPMKEGTATPGVIHIEDMGANVFRTLLRFIYTDSCAEIDNDYMEEEQEMSQVLEEGQEDETTKDDIWLQRLQDLFVAADRYDLQRLKCMCEMQLSDNIGVSSVMSTLALAEQHHCQGLKEACLKFIQIQSSSCMQTVTTTDGWDYVVSTYPSVLKELFVKLASNQQK